From Nitrospiraceae bacterium, a single genomic window includes:
- a CDS encoding substrate-binding domain-containing protein yields the protein MAATRLCNNILGKVSLAVGIGILWGFLVPLAPVHSKESPTSEAPPTASSPISGTILIVGNGPERYLLEILAAEFESRHPSVSVDIFWHPNAKPIRTIELNEADIGITGEEVPSLRSTLIARDGVAVLTNFSNPVKEMTTQQVADVFSGKIRYWSQVYEEAPQTKIVLINRTTNENIRQGFEKTLRIPDGIPRSAYRAGTEDEAIKAVSGNLEAITFVSMTPALRAKEDGVAINLLFINRVEPEVQTVLDNRYPLQRPVMLISNTHPSPQALAFEQFALSREGQNLMRKGKFYPLITGQ from the coding sequence ATGGCGGCCACCCGGCTCTGTAACAATATTCTGGGCAAGGTTTCTCTTGCCGTCGGGATAGGCATACTCTGGGGATTCCTTGTTCCACTGGCCCCTGTTCATTCAAAAGAATCTCCTACCTCGGAGGCTCCGCCTACGGCTTCATCTCCGATTTCAGGGACCATTCTTATCGTTGGAAATGGACCAGAGCGTTATCTTCTGGAAATTCTGGCTGCGGAATTTGAGTCCCGCCATCCTTCTGTTTCCGTTGATATTTTTTGGCATCCCAATGCCAAGCCCATTCGAACGATCGAACTCAACGAAGCCGACATTGGCATCACGGGAGAAGAGGTTCCATCTCTCAGATCTACCCTAATTGCCAGAGACGGCGTCGCTGTCTTAACCAATTTTTCAAACCCGGTGAAAGAAATGACCACTCAGCAAGTGGCGGATGTCTTTTCCGGAAAAATCCGGTATTGGTCTCAGGTCTATGAGGAAGCCCCTCAAACCAAAATTGTGCTCATCAATCGAACCACGAATGAAAATATTCGCCAAGGTTTCGAAAAGACATTACGCATTCCAGATGGGATTCCGCGCTCCGCCTATCGAGCGGGAACCGAGGATGAAGCCATTAAAGCGGTAAGTGGGAATCTTGAGGCCATCACATTTGTATCCATGACTCCGGCTCTCCGGGCGAAAGAAGATGGAGTCGCGATCAATCTTCTGTTTATTAATCGCGTGGAGCCTGAAGTACAAACGGTTCTGGATAATCGCTATCCACTCCAACGACCCGTGATGCTCATTTCGAATACCCATCCTTCACCACAGGCCCTGGCCTTTGAACAATTTGCCCTTTCACGGGAAGGCCAAAACCTGATGCGAAAAGGTAAATTTTATCCACTTATTACCGGTCAATAA
- a CDS encoding acetyl-CoA carboxylase biotin carboxylase subunit, whose amino-acid sequence MLKKVLVANRGEIAMRVIRACREFGIATAAIYSESDATAIYVKKANEAYLVGPGPVQGYLDARQIVGLAKRIRADAIHPGYGFLAENADFARLCEEAGILFIGPSPHSLELLGDKVQARALAIKIGVPVVPGTDGSVSTLEEALTFSHKAGYPVMVKASAGGGGRGLRVVRSDDELQDAMEAGAREALAAFGNGELFLEKYVERPHHIEFQLLADKNGYVIHLGERDCSIQRRHQKLIEIAPSLVLTPRLRAEMGEAAIAMARAAQFYNAGTVEFLLDPDGRYYFMEMNPRIQVEHTVTEQITTVDIVQSQLWIAAGRPLVFGQHEVNLQGYAIQCRVNAEDPQNGFRPSSGKITAYLSPGGVGVRIDGAVYKDYTVPPYYDALLAKLTVHGRTWDETVRRTHRSLEEFVLRGVKTTIPFMTKLMEEPDFRAGRFDTSYLERHPELFQYEEAEEPEDLVIALSAAIAAFEGL is encoded by the coding sequence ATGTTAAAAAAAGTTTTAGTTGCCAATCGAGGAGAAATTGCGATGCGGGTCATCCGGGCATGTCGTGAATTCGGCATTGCCACGGCGGCGATTTATTCAGAAAGTGACGCCACGGCTATTTACGTTAAAAAAGCCAATGAAGCGTACTTAGTCGGTCCAGGCCCGGTACAAGGCTACCTTGATGCTCGACAAATTGTAGGATTGGCGAAACGTATTCGAGCCGATGCTATTCATCCAGGATATGGATTTTTAGCGGAAAATGCCGATTTTGCCCGGCTCTGCGAAGAAGCCGGCATTCTCTTTATTGGCCCATCTCCCCATTCGCTTGAACTACTGGGCGATAAGGTCCAGGCTCGTGCACTGGCTATTAAAATTGGCGTCCCTGTTGTTCCAGGGACAGATGGCAGTGTGAGTACCCTCGAAGAGGCCCTGACGTTCTCCCATAAAGCGGGATACCCGGTTATGGTCAAAGCCAGCGCCGGGGGTGGAGGGCGAGGCCTCCGCGTCGTGCGCTCGGACGATGAATTACAAGATGCGATGGAAGCGGGAGCCCGTGAAGCTCTGGCAGCCTTTGGAAACGGAGAATTATTTCTTGAAAAATATGTGGAACGACCCCATCATATTGAATTTCAATTACTGGCAGACAAAAACGGCTATGTGATTCATCTGGGGGAACGGGATTGTTCCATTCAGCGGCGACATCAAAAATTGATAGAAATCGCCCCCTCACTTGTGTTAACCCCTCGACTACGGGCAGAAATGGGAGAAGCGGCCATCGCTATGGCCCGCGCCGCCCAGTTCTATAATGCCGGGACCGTGGAATTTCTGTTAGATCCCGATGGACGGTACTATTTCATGGAAATGAACCCTCGCATTCAAGTGGAACACACCGTCACAGAACAGATCACCACCGTTGATATTGTGCAATCCCAATTATGGATTGCCGCAGGGCGTCCTCTGGTCTTCGGACAGCATGAGGTCAATCTCCAGGGCTATGCCATTCAATGTCGGGTGAATGCGGAAGATCCCCAAAACGGATTTCGTCCCTCTTCGGGAAAAATCACGGCCTATTTATCCCCCGGCGGCGTTGGCGTTCGCATTGACGGAGCGGTATACAAAGATTATACCGTCCCGCCCTATTATGATGCTCTGTTAGCCAAGTTGACCGTTCATGGCCGAACATGGGACGAAACGGTTCGTCGAACTCATCGGTCACTGGAAGAATTTGTCCTGCGGGGTGTCAAAACCACTATTCCATTTATGACAAAGCTCATGGAAGAACCGGATTTTCGAGCCGGGCGATTTGACACCTCCTATCTTGAACGCCATCCAGAACTCTTCCAATATGAAGAAGCGGAAGAACCAGAGGATCTGGTTATTGCCTTGTCCGCAGCCATCGCCGCATTTGAAGGATTATAA
- the oadA gene encoding sodium-extruding oxaloacetate decarboxylase subunit alpha: protein MSRKTARSDKSRKPSRPVPTRTKLDAAPALDIEASPKRQVFLTDVALRDGHQSLLATRMRTEDLLSVASELDEVGFWSLEVWGGATFDSCLRFLKEDPWERLRAFREAMPKTRLQMLLRGQNLVGYRHYADDVLEKFIELSAQNGIDVFRIFDALNDIRNIRPAMEVVKACGKHIEATICYTVSPVHSLNHFVEQAKQLEDLGADTICIKDMAGLLPPFEAYELISRLKATVRVPIHLHTHYTSGMASMSALMAIMGGLDILDTALSPLSGGTSHPPTESFIAALRNTPYDTKLNLEQIAPAADKLRKARKRYRQFESDFTGVDTDILLSQVPGGMLSNLAAQLAEQNALGKIKEVLEEIPRVRKDMGYPPLVTPTSQIVGTQATLNILTGERYKVITNETKNYFQGLYGKPPGTLNSKIRQKALEGDVPVAGRPADNLDPELDDAKQELVGREMAEEDIVSYALLPSVALQFFDERERGELKPEPLHDSSESGPAVAHDLHLAPVEFNVTVHGEAYHIRVSGSGQTVDGVKPYYIKVNDKLEEVYLEPIQEVLAGSPDPPPSHTSKAEKRPKPSQPGDVTTPMPGRVVKVLVTEGSSVNVGDSLLVVEAMKMENRVQSPIAGSVITIYVKEGDEVSPDETLIHLE from the coding sequence ATGTCACGAAAAACCGCACGCTCTGATAAAAGCAGGAAACCCAGTCGTCCCGTCCCCACCCGGACAAAATTGGATGCTGCTCCCGCTCTGGATATTGAAGCATCTCCAAAGCGCCAGGTCTTTTTAACCGATGTGGCTCTACGAGATGGACACCAATCTCTTTTGGCGACCCGCATGCGCACGGAAGATCTCTTATCCGTGGCATCCGAATTAGACGAAGTCGGATTTTGGTCATTAGAAGTATGGGGAGGTGCCACTTTTGATTCTTGCCTCCGTTTTCTTAAGGAAGACCCCTGGGAGCGCCTACGGGCCTTCCGGGAGGCCATGCCGAAAACCCGTCTTCAAATGCTCTTGCGCGGGCAAAACCTTGTGGGATATCGACACTATGCTGACGACGTCCTTGAAAAATTCATCGAATTGTCGGCTCAAAACGGCATTGATGTCTTTAGGATTTTCGATGCGCTGAATGACATCAGAAATATCAGGCCGGCTATGGAGGTGGTGAAAGCGTGCGGCAAGCATATCGAAGCGACCATTTGTTATACGGTCAGTCCGGTTCACAGTCTGAATCATTTTGTGGAACAAGCCAAGCAACTCGAAGATCTCGGGGCAGACACTATTTGCATCAAAGATATGGCCGGACTGCTTCCTCCCTTTGAAGCCTACGAATTGATTTCACGATTAAAGGCCACGGTTCGAGTCCCGATTCACCTGCACACACATTACACCTCCGGCATGGCTTCTATGTCTGCTCTGATGGCGATTATGGGCGGATTGGATATTTTGGATACCGCTTTATCTCCCCTTTCCGGCGGCACCTCCCACCCGCCGACCGAATCGTTCATTGCCGCCCTGCGCAACACGCCATATGACACGAAATTGAATCTTGAGCAAATTGCTCCGGCGGCGGATAAATTGCGCAAAGCCCGAAAACGCTATCGCCAATTTGAAAGCGATTTTACCGGTGTCGACACTGACATTCTTCTCTCGCAAGTGCCTGGTGGAATGCTCTCGAATTTAGCAGCCCAATTGGCCGAGCAAAATGCGTTGGGGAAAATCAAAGAAGTGCTGGAAGAAATCCCGCGCGTGCGAAAGGACATGGGGTATCCCCCTCTTGTCACCCCCACCAGCCAAATTGTCGGAACCCAAGCCACGCTAAATATTTTAACCGGCGAACGCTATAAAGTGATTACCAATGAAACCAAAAACTATTTTCAGGGGCTCTATGGGAAACCACCTGGCACCCTCAACTCCAAGATCCGGCAAAAAGCCCTGGAAGGCGACGTCCCCGTGGCCGGTCGTCCCGCTGACAATCTTGACCCTGAACTGGACGATGCAAAACAGGAACTCGTCGGGCGGGAGATGGCTGAAGAAGACATTGTCTCTTATGCACTCCTCCCATCAGTGGCGTTGCAATTTTTTGATGAACGCGAGCGTGGGGAGCTAAAACCCGAACCCCTGCATGATTCCTCGGAGAGTGGACCGGCTGTGGCTCACGATCTTCATTTAGCCCCGGTAGAATTTAACGTGACGGTTCACGGGGAAGCCTATCATATTCGCGTGTCGGGATCCGGACAGACGGTTGACGGCGTGAAACCCTATTATATTAAGGTGAATGATAAGCTTGAAGAGGTGTATCTCGAACCGATTCAAGAAGTCTTAGCCGGCTCGCCTGACCCTCCGCCATCCCACACATCAAAGGCGGAAAAACGTCCCAAGCCGTCACAACCTGGGGACGTGACAACACCCATGCCTGGCAGGGTGGTCAAAGTCCTTGTAACCGAGGGCTCGAGCGTCAACGTAGGTGATTCCCTGTTGGTGGTCGAAGCCATGAAAATGGAGAATCGCGTCCAATCGCCTATTGCCGGGTCCGTCATCACCATCTACGTGAAAGAAGGAGATGAAGTGAGTCCTGATGAAACTCTGATTCATCTGGAATAA
- a CDS encoding alpha/beta fold hydrolase, protein MGCSSLRVLPTGIELIQRVPYQITRVNNHRIAYLDVGQGPPLILIHGFGGSMWQWEHQYSVLAHTHRVIILDLLGSGLSDKPEEAYTPKYLLEFFREFMDTLDIPRATLVGNSMGAGLAMAMALDYPERVERLVLISGFPAQVENSIASPHYQSFLYHRPPLWLAKLGNWMAGKRTTEHILKEIIYNSALISPIIIDRSFHNRQRGDFLGPLYSLMDNIKTWEGQYGSRLQKISHQVLLLWGEHDRVFPLKVGERVKDQLSHVEWHVIPEAGHLAQWEAPTIVNQYILSFLERKS, encoded by the coding sequence TTGGGTTGTTCCTCTCTCAGGGTGCTGCCTACCGGTATCGAACTGATCCAACGTGTGCCCTATCAGATCACCAGAGTCAACAACCATCGCATTGCCTATCTTGACGTCGGGCAAGGTCCACCGCTTATCCTGATCCATGGATTTGGCGGGTCGATGTGGCAATGGGAACATCAATATTCTGTTCTGGCCCACACGCATCGGGTCATCATCCTGGATTTACTCGGCTCTGGGCTCTCTGATAAACCGGAAGAGGCATACACACCCAAATACCTTTTGGAGTTTTTTCGGGAATTCATGGATACCCTCGACATTCCACGAGCCACCTTAGTGGGGAATTCCATGGGAGCCGGTTTGGCGATGGCCATGGCCCTTGACTATCCGGAACGTGTGGAACGACTTGTGCTCATTTCGGGATTTCCCGCTCAGGTTGAAAACAGTATCGCTTCCCCGCATTACCAAAGCTTTCTCTACCACCGCCCTCCCCTCTGGCTCGCAAAATTAGGAAATTGGATGGCAGGGAAAAGGACCACGGAACACATTCTCAAAGAAATCATTTATAATTCGGCCCTCATCTCCCCTATTATCATTGACCGTTCATTTCATAATCGCCAACGGGGCGACTTTCTTGGCCCCCTCTATTCTTTAATGGACAACATCAAGACATGGGAGGGACAATATGGAAGCAGGCTACAAAAGATTTCTCATCAGGTCCTCCTCTTGTGGGGGGAGCATGATCGGGTGTTTCCGCTTAAAGTCGGGGAACGGGTAAAGGACCAATTATCTCATGTCGAATGGCATGTCATCCCAGAGGCCGGGCACCTTGCACAATGGGAAGCACCCACTATCGTGAATCAATACATTCTCTCATTTTTAGAGCGAAAATCCTGA
- the tpx gene encoding thiol peroxidase produces the protein MSKISIISLLLILTASALPGCSTFNGQSEQTFSYKNIPVDKETARTGEGSTILFRGTPLPLSGIEVKAGETLRAVPLAKGDLSLVDIQESQGKVRIINIVPSLDTKVCEQQTHYLSEKNQGLDQQVQLITISVDTPFAQERFAKEAGITNVEFLSDFRGGEFGSSHGLLLEGPHVLARAVMVVDANNVIRYLQVTPDLGHMPDMDRAFQVARSVLQN, from the coding sequence ATGTCAAAAATTTCAATTATTTCGTTACTTCTCATCTTAACGGCTTCTGCATTGCCGGGTTGTTCGACCTTTAATGGGCAATCAGAACAGACGTTTTCCTATAAAAACATTCCAGTTGACAAGGAAACCGCCAGAACAGGAGAGGGTTCGACCATTCTATTTCGGGGCACCCCTTTGCCGCTGAGTGGTATTGAAGTGAAAGCCGGAGAGACTCTTCGTGCGGTCCCCTTGGCAAAGGGTGATTTATCACTCGTAGACATTCAAGAATCCCAAGGGAAAGTCCGCATCATCAACATTGTGCCTTCCCTGGACACGAAAGTGTGCGAACAACAGACGCATTACCTGAGTGAGAAAAACCAGGGTCTGGATCAACAGGTGCAACTGATTACCATTAGTGTCGATACCCCTTTTGCTCAAGAACGGTTTGCGAAAGAAGCGGGCATTACCAATGTTGAATTTCTGTCCGATTTTCGAGGTGGAGAGTTTGGTTCTTCCCATGGACTCCTGTTGGAGGGACCCCATGTTCTGGCTCGAGCCGTCATGGTTGTCGATGCGAATAATGTGATCCGCTATCTCCAGGTCACTCCGGATCTCGGCCATATGCCGGATATGGATAGAGCATTTCAAGTGGCTCGCTCCGTTCTACAAAATTAG
- the tenA gene encoding thiaminase II, protein MTFSEQLRNRAAPIWAAQLKHPFVVALGKGTLPAKKFQYYILQDARYLEELARVFALGSAKATDGDTALRFAKLVEDTITVERGLHESYGKQWALSPKDMRSTPLSPTNYAYCRHMRSVAQTGTLGEITVVALPCAWVYCEVGHHLLKKANPKPSHPYYEWLQLYGSPEFAEVTRWLREVVDRCAKTAGRAEKIRMEEAFLISSQYEWMFWDMAWREEKWPI, encoded by the coding sequence ATGACGTTCTCAGAACAATTACGAAATCGTGCAGCGCCTATTTGGGCAGCCCAGTTAAAACATCCCTTCGTCGTGGCATTGGGCAAAGGCACATTACCGGCAAAAAAGTTTCAATATTACATCCTGCAAGATGCAAGGTATTTGGAAGAATTGGCCAGGGTCTTTGCTCTAGGGTCGGCCAAAGCGACGGATGGAGATACCGCTCTGCGCTTTGCCAAGCTTGTTGAAGACACGATTACCGTGGAACGAGGGCTTCATGAATCGTATGGAAAACAATGGGCTCTTTCCCCCAAGGACATGCGATCCACCCCCCTGTCTCCAACGAATTATGCGTATTGTCGGCATATGAGAAGCGTGGCTCAAACCGGGACACTCGGGGAAATTACGGTGGTAGCCCTGCCCTGTGCATGGGTCTATTGTGAAGTCGGGCACCACCTTTTGAAAAAGGCAAATCCCAAACCCTCACATCCGTATTATGAATGGTTGCAACTTTATGGGTCACCCGAATTTGCGGAAGTCACCCGATGGTTACGGGAAGTTGTCGACCGCTGCGCGAAGACCGCTGGCAGGGCAGAAAAAATCAGGATGGAGGAAGCCTTTCTCATCAGTTCGCAATACGAATGGATGTTTTGGGATATGGCCTGGCGGGAAGAAAAATGGCCCATATAG
- the vanZ gene encoding VanZ family protein — MSPTQTISKPFVILKYWGPVVLYALGIVYLSSQSNPAQELHLPSFIFNINDKFLHACEYGVLGILLYRALKYTTPNAGNMGLAIICVIAFGISDEIHQWFVPQRQADILDLVADTFGAAFLIFGWVLITEKGRRRLTIRK; from the coding sequence ATTTCTCCGACCCAAACCATATCCAAACCATTCGTGATATTGAAGTATTGGGGACCAGTTGTCCTCTATGCGCTTGGTATTGTGTATCTCTCCTCTCAATCCAATCCTGCCCAAGAGCTCCACCTCCCTTCCTTTATTTTCAATATAAATGATAAATTTTTACATGCCTGCGAATATGGCGTACTCGGAATTTTGCTCTATCGCGCCTTAAAATATACGACCCCGAACGCCGGAAATATGGGCCTCGCGATCATCTGCGTCATTGCATTCGGGATTTCCGATGAGATCCATCAATGGTTTGTCCCCCAGCGTCAAGCTGACATTTTAGATCTCGTGGCCGATACTTTTGGCGCCGCATTTTTGATTTTTGGTTGGGTGCTCATAACAGAGAAAGGACGAAGACGGCTGACTATCCGCAAGTAA